From Kitasatospora sp. MAP12-44:
GGGCGGCGGGCAGGCCGGTGAGCTGCTCAGTGGTGGCGCGCAGCGGGGAGGCGGTGATCTCGGCGCGCTGGGCGGGGTCGGTCGTGTACTGGTCCCAGAACCACTGCATGCCGTCGCGGCGCAGGAAGTAGCCGGTCGCGAACTGGTGGTACGAGTTGGTGTCGAAGGCGGCGTCGGTCACTGGGTAGAAGAGCACCTGGTGACGGAGCGACACGTCGCCGCGCTCCTTGGCCATCAGTGTCAGCGCGGCGCTCATGTTCCCGCCGACCGAGTCCCCCGCGACGGCGAGGCGCGCACCGTCCAGCCCCTTGCCGGCGCCCTCCCGCACGATCCACTGCGCGACGGCGTAGTTCTGCTCGATGGCGACCGGGTAGCGGACCTCGGGCGACAGGTCGTACTCGGGGAACACCACGGCCGCCCCCGTACCGACCGCCAGCTCCCGGACCAGCCGGTCGTGGGTGTGCGCGTTGCCGAAGACCCAGCCGGCGCCGTGGATGTAGAGGATCACCGGCAGGGTCCCGGTGGAACCGGCGGGCCGCACGATCCGGGCCCGGACGCTGCCGGTCGGTCCACCGGACACGGTGATCCACTCCTCGTCGATCGCCGGCAGCTCGACCGGGCCCGACTGGACCTCGTCGACCGCCTTACGGCCTTCGGCGGGGGTCAGCTGGAACAGGTACGGGGGCTCCGCCGTGGCCTGCGCGAACGCTGCGGCCGCCGTCTCCAGTACGGGCTGGACCGGCTCGAAGTCGTGCGTCATGTCTGTCTCCTCCATGGTGCGGGGTGGTCCACCTCGGCCGGCGCCGACCGCGGCTTTGCCCGGCCGGCCTCCGAGTCCCGAGGCGCGATCGCCACCGTAGGACCGCTCGACCGGGCCGCGTTGTCCGATGGTGCCCGGCCTCTGGTCTCTGCGCGCAGTCACCACGCGGGCGACGGTGGCGCGGGCAGCGGCAGCGCGTCACCCAGCGCGTCCCGCAGCTGGGTCCGGGTGGTGATGCCGAGCTTGGGAAATATCTTGTGCAGGTGGAAGCCGACGGTGCGCGGCGAGAGCAGCAGCTTGGCGCCGATCTCCCGGTTGGTCAGACCTGAGGCGGCCGCGCGGGCGATCTCCAGCTGCTGCGGAGTCAGGTCGGCCGTACGGCTGACGGATTCCGTACGGGCGGTCGGCACACCGGCGGCCCGCAGCTCCGAGGCGGCCCGCTCGGTCCAGGGACGGGCGTCGAGCCGCTCGAAGACACCGAGGGCGGCGCTCAACTCGGTGCGCGCCTCGGTGACCCGGCGGTGGCGGCGCAGCCACTCCCCGAACTCCAGCCGCACCAGCGCCCGTTCAAAGGGCCACAGGTCACCGGCCGGGTCGGCGAGGGCCGCCCGGAAGTGCTGCTCCGCCTCGTCCGGCCCGCTCAGCAGCGCGCAGGCCCGGTTCACCACCACGTCCAGGCGCGCGGAGCGCAGCGCGCCGAGCGAGCGCACGGCGACCCCCAGCACGGCCCGCGCGTCGTCCTCGTGACCGGCGCGGACAGCCGCGGCCGCGAGGTCGCCGAGGTAGTAGTACGAGGCGTGGTAGTGCACCGGGGCGGGGTGGAAGTCGCGCGAGAAGACGGCTCGCAGCTGCCGGTACGCCGCGAGGTGGTCGCCCTCGACGAATGCCGCCAGGCCGAGCGCGTGGCAGGACCGGACGAACAGGCTGGGCGAGCAGGACAGGTCGTCCACCCCTGCGACGGCCGTGTCGATGAGCCCGCGCGCGCCGGCCGCGTCGCCGTGCAGCGCCAGCAGCGTGCCCTGCAGGATCGGCGATCCCGCCGCGGAGTTGTCCGCACCGACCTCGACGGCCGTCCGGTACGCCTCCTGCGCGGTGGAGCGGGCCGCGGACCACGCGCCGCTCTCGAAGAGCGCGAGCGCGAGCGCCTGCGCGATGACGGGGTTGCCGCCGGCCGTGGGCGTGCGGCGCAGGTGGTCCATCGCCTGGCCGAGGAGCCGCACAGCCGACTCGGTCTCGTCGAGAACCCAGGCGGCGGCGCCGAGTTGGGCCAGGTGGGCAAGCGAGTCCTGGGGCGCTTCGGCCAGTGAGCGGTCCAGGGCGGGCAGCGCCCACGCGCGGTCCGCGAACGGCTCGGTGGCGGCCCGCAGCCAGACCCGGTCCACTTCGTCAGGCTGCTGCGGCACCAGGTCCGCGATACGGCGCAGCTCCGTACGGTAGAAGGGGGACCCGGAGTTGTACGCCGGGGTGGCTGCCGTGCCCAGGGCGTCCATGGCGAGTCCTGGTGCCTTCTCGGCCATGGACTGCCCGACGGGCACCAGGAATCCCAGCGACTCCTCGTGCCGGGTGGTCACGGCCAGGGACCAGCCGGCCCGCATGGACGCCTGGGCGAGCAGTTCCGGGTCCTGCGCGATGGCGCAGACCTTGACGGCCAGCTCGCCCACCCACTGGGGGCAGCCGCCGTACATCGCCATGGTGGCGGCTTGCAGCAGACGCCTGGCTCGCTGGTCCGTGTCAGGGGTCAGCGCGGCCGCGCGCTCCAGGGTGGCCGCCGCGGCCGCGTAGCCGCCCCGCCCGCGTGCCCGGTCCGCACTCTCGGCCAGCGTCCGGGCCACCTCCTCGTCCGGTCCGAGCGTGGCGGCGGCGAGGTGCCAGGCGCGGCGGTCCGGGTGGTCCGCCAGGGCGGCGGCGAGCGCCTGATGGGCGGCCCGCCGTTCGTCGAAGGAAGCAGCCTGGTAGACGGCGGAGCGCACCAGCGGGTGGCGCAGCCGGACCTGACCGGCCGCCAGTCGCACCAGGCCCACCTGTTCGGCGGGCAGCCACACCTGCGGGTCCCCCGCGTCGGGGGTGGCCCGCAGCACCTCGGAGAACTGCGCGGTGCCCGCCGCGGCCGCCAGCAGCAGCACCTGCCGGGTCCGCTGCGGAAGGCCGGCGAGATCCGCCGCGAAGATGCGTTCCAGACGGGCGGTGAGCGGAAGCGATTCGGCGGCGTCCGCCCCCTGCGCTCCGCCGGGCTCCTGGGCGACCGCTCGGGCCAGCTCGATCAGTGCCAGCGGATTGCCGCCCGCCTGCTCGAAGATCCGCAGCCGGGCCCGGCCGCGCGGCGGCTGCGGTTGGCGGTCGAGCAGCAGGCCGGCGGCCGCGCGGTCCAGCGGAGTGACGGGCAGGACGGCGAACTCCCGGTCGAACTGCCCGGGAAGGCCCTCCTCGCGCGCGGCCAGCAGGACGGCTATCGCCTCACCGTCCAGCCGGCGAGCGACAAAGGCGAGGACGTCCGCACTGCCCCGGTCCAGCCACTGGACGTCGTCGACGAGCAGGAGCAACGGCCGGTCGGTAGCCGCGTCGGACAGCAGGCTCAGGGCGGCATAGCGGATCAGCAGCGGGTCGAGCTGCCGGTCGCCGGTCGCCGCCTGCCGGCCGAAGGCGGCCAGCAGCGCCTCCCGCTGCGGGGCGGGCAGCCGGTCGGCCTCCCCCAGCAGCGGCCGCAGCAGCTGGTGCAACCCGGCGAATCCGAACCCCTCCTCTCCCTCGCCGGCGCGAGCCCGCAGCACCTGAAAGCCCCGGCTCGCCGCCCAGGCAGCGGCCAAGTCGACCAGCGTGGTCTTGCCCGCGCCCGGTTCGGCGGTCAGCACGAGCACCTGGGCACCGACTCCGCCACGGCTGTCCACCGCGTCGAGCACCCCCGCGATCCGCGCCAGTTCACGCTCCCTGCCGACGATCTCCATGCGCACCCCTGCTGTTGGTCCTTGTTCGCGGCTGCTCGATGTGTTCCGCCTCCCAGACCGGTCATCTGACAGAAGCGCCGCCATACGGGCCGCCCGCAAGATAGTGCCAGGTCAGCGGTGGTGACTCCATGCCCGACGCCCACCAGGCCGACGACGAGGGGAGCCCCTGTGCCAACCACCGTATCCACCGAATCGCTGTCCCCCGCCGAGCGCGCCGAGTTCTGGCACGAGGCCGTAGAACGGGCGTTCATCCCGCTGGAGCTCAGACTCCTCGAACGGGAGCCCTCCTCCGGAGTCCTCAGCAGTGACCAATTGGGAGTCGTGCAGATCTCCGGCGTGGCAGCCGGACCGCAGGTGGTCACCCGCAGCCGCCGAGCGATCGGGACCGGCGGCGAGGGCTGGGTCGCGCTCACGATGCAGCACCAGGGCCACGCGAGGATCTCCCAGGATGGTCGGGAGATCATCTGTGGCCCGGGCGAGTTGGCGCTCTGCGACTCCAGTCGCCCGTTCACCAAGGAGTTCCCGACCGCCTTCGGGTTCACCGCGTTCCGACTGCCACGGCACGTTCTGCACGTGCGGGACCAAGAGCTCAGAGCGGCCACCGCCTCGCCGTTCGAGTCCGCGTCCGGATGCGTCGAGCTGGTCACCACGTACCTGCGGAAGCTGGCCTCCGGGGCGGCGAAGCTCGACCCCTGCACGGGGAGCCGGCTCGCCGACACCGCCGTCGATCTGCTCGCCCTGCTCATCCAGGAGCGCAGCGGCACCCTGGACCCGACGGCTCCGGAGACGGCACCGGCCATGCTCGCGCGGATCAAGGACTACGCGATGTGCCATCTCGGCGACCCGTCGCTCTCCCCCGAGCAGATCGCCACCGCACACCACGTCTCGGTCCGCTACCTCCACAAGCTCTTCCAGGGCGAGGAGACCACGGTGACCCGCTGGATCCAGCGCCGCCGGCTGGACATGTGCGCGCACGATCTGTCCCGGCGTGCCTTCGCCACTCCGACCGTGTCATCCGTGGCCCGGCGCTGGGGATTCGTCAGCCCGACCCACTTCAGCCGCGTCTTCCGCACCGCCTACGGCGTCACGCCCCGCGAATGGCGCGCCCGGGCAGGTGGCGACGCCCCCTGGGTGGGCGCGCAGGGGCAATGATCAGTGCGCTTCGGAACAAACCCGTGCTTCGCGCGCCCATAGCTTGGACCGAGTCACTGGACCGCGACCGAGTCACCGGACCGCGAAGGCCGAGGGAGTTCCCATGAGCAGTTCCGACCACCCCAACATCAGCGGCAGCAGCCAGCCGCTGCTGCATCAGAAGGGCAAGGAGATCCAGGAGTTCGGTACCGTCAACCAGGTTCCGCTCGGCCTCTCCCATGATGCGCGCCTGTACGCCTGCCAGCGGCTCAACCGGGTAGTCGCGGACACCCGGATCCTCTACACGCTCTACAAGAAGCACCACTGGCTGATGCGCGGGGCGACCTTCTACCAGCTGCACCTGATGCTGGACAAGCACGCGGACGAGCTTCTGGCGCTGGTGGACACACTGGCCGAGCGGATTCAGACCCTTGGCGGAGTCGCGGTCGGCGACCCGCGGCACGTCGCGGAGATCACCTCGATCCCGCGTCCGCCGGACGGCGTCGAGGAGGTGCCGGCCATGCTGTCGCGGCTTCTGTCGGCGCACGAGGCGATCCTCGTCGACGCCCGCGAGGCCGCCGGCCGGGTGGCGGCACTCGGCGACGACGGCACCAACGACCTGCTGGTCTCCCAGGTCGTCCGGACCGGCGAGGCACAGGTGTGGTTCCTGGCCGAGCACCTGGTGGACACCCCGCTGGTGCGGCTGTGACCCACCTGCTCCACCCGCACCCCACCGCGCAGCGCTGACAGGAGTCGCCATGGCGTCGTCCGCGACGGTGGAACTGTCCCGCTGGCAGTTCGCCATCACCGCCATCTTCCACATGACCTTTCCCGCCCTGACCGTCGGACTGTCGATCCTGCTCGCGGTCGTCTACACGGCCTACCTGCGCACCCGCAATCCGCTCTACCTGCAGATGTTCCGCTTCTGGCGGAAGATCTTCGCGGTCGGGTTCGGTCTCGGCGTGGTCGCCGGAACAGTGATGACCTTCGAGTTCGGCCTGAACTGGGGCAGTTACGCGCACGCGGTCGGCCCCATCCTCGGTGTCACCATCGGGATGGAGGTGATCACCGCCTTCTTCCTGGAGGCCGGCTTCATCGGCATCATGCTCTACGGCGAGGGACGGGTGCGCCCGCGCACCATGGCCTTCGCCTCGTGGATGGTCGCCTTCGGCACCCTGCTCTCCACCACCTGGATCCTCTCCGCCAACAGCTGGATGCAGGATCCAGCCGGGTACACCGAGGTCGCGGGCCAGTTCCAGGCCCGCGACTGGTGGCAGGTGCTGCTCAACCCGGCGTTCTCCTACCGCTTCCCGCACATGCTGCTCGCGGTGCTGATCAGCGCCGCCTGGTTCGTCGGCGGCATCGCCGCCTGGTACCTGGTGCGGCAGCGCTCGCTCGCCTTCGCCCGCCGCACCCTCTCCCTCACGCTCGGGGTGCTGGCCATCCTGATGCCCGTTCAGCTGTACGCGGGCGACGAGACCGCGGTGTTCATGGGGCAGCACCAGCCCGCCAAGCTGGAGGCCTTCGAGGGCAACTGGAAGACCGACAACAACGGCTACAACCTGGTCGTCATCCCCGACCCCGGCCGGGGCAAGGACAACCTGCGCATCGAGATCCCGCACCTGGGCGCGGTGATCGGCAAGGACCTGACCGGCCAGGCCCACGTGCCCGGCCTGCTGCAGACCCCGCCGGACCAGCGCCCGAACATGTGGAGCGCCTTCTACGGCTTCCGCGCGATGTACTTCACCGCGCTCACGATGTTCGCGATGGCCTTCGCCGGACTGGTGCTGCGTCTGCGCGGGCGGCTGTTCACCGCCCGGCGCTTCCACCGGCTGATGGTGTGGATGACACCCGCCGGCCTGGTCGCGATCACCGGGGGCTGGATCACCGCGGAGACCGGACGCCAGCCCTGGGTGGTCTACGGCCAGATCCGCACCTCGGACGCCGTCTCCCAGCTGTCCACGGCCGAGGCGGCGCTGAGCCTGGCCGGCTTCGTGACGGTCTACGCCGTGCTGGTCGCGGTCTGGATCCGCTACATCGTCCGGACCGTCAAGGCGGGGCCGGAAGCCGTCGACTCGTCAACCCTGCCGGAGGCCGTCCATGGCTGAGTACGCTTCCTACGCGCTGATCCTCTTCGCGCTCGGCGCGTACGTCGTGCTGGACGGCTACGACCTCGGGATCGGGATCCTCGGCCTCTTCGACCGCAGCGACGAGCGGCGCAAGGAGTACACCGAGCTGGTCGCGACGGCCTGGGACGCCAACGAGAGCTGGATCATCCTCGCCGGGGTCACCCTGTGGGCCGCGCTGCCCGGGGTCTACGCCACCGTGCTTCCCGGGGTCTACCTCCCGCTGGTCGTGATGCTGCTGGCCTTCGTGCTGCGCGGGCTGGGGCTGGAGATGCAGAGCTCCGCACCGGACTACCGGCGGGGCTGGGGGCGCCTGTTCGGCATCTCCTCGCTGGTGGTGACGCTCTGCCAGGGGCTGGTGGTCGGCGCCGTGCTCGGCGGTCTACCGCAGCACGGGGGTGTCTTCGACGGCGGTGCACTGCGCTGGCTCACGCCCTACAGCGTGCTGTGCGCGCTCGGCGTGACCGCGCTCTACCTGCTGGCCGGCGCCGCCTGGCTGCAGGCCAAGACGCAGGGCGACGCCCGCCGTCGGGCCGCGCGGCTCGGGCGCCCGCTGCTCGCCGTGACCGTCGCGGCCTGCCTGGTGCTGGGCTTCGGCCTGGAGGTGGCCGATCCGCAGCGCTTCCGCTTCGACCAGCCGCTGCGCGCCGTCCTGTTCGGCCTCCTGGTGGCGGCCGCCGCCGGCTGCGGCACGGTTGCCTGGTACGGCTTCGGCAAGGAGCCCGACGCCCGGCCGTTCGTCGCCGTGCTCTGCGCCCAGGTGGCCGGACTGCTGGCGCTGGTGACCGCGACCGCCCCGGTCGTCGTGCCACCCGGCCTGAGCGTGCAGGCCGCCGCGAGCCCCACCGGCTCGCAGGTGTTCCTGCTGATCGGTGTCGGCTGCTGTATGCCCGTCGTGCTCGCCTACAACATCTACGCCTGGTGGGTGTTCCGCGGGAAGTACCGGCCGCCGGCCCCGGCCGCGCTCGCCGTACCGGCCAAGCCTGTTGACGCACACACAGATCTGACAGTCAGTCATGTCACCGCAGACGAGCCAGACCTGAGAGCTCTACCGCGTCGGGTCGGGTTCACCGTGCTCGGCCTCGGGGTGGTCGCCGTCGCGCAGGACGTGTTCGGCGGTCAGAGCGAATGGATCGCCCCCGTCTCGCTCGTCCTGTTCAGCTCCGTCTCGCTGACCGCCTGGCTGGTCGGCGACCGACGGGCCGCTGCCGCAGGCGAGTTCGACCTCGACCAGGCGGCCCGGCGGTGAGCGACACCGCCGCCCTGCTGGGGCGCCTGGCCGAGGACGACGCACAGCAGGACCAGCAGCGTGCGCTGCAACGGTTGCGCGAGTGGGCGCAGGCGCAGGCACCCGCCTTCCGGCGCGCCGGCACCCTGCGCGGGCTCGCCGCCCTGGGCACCGTCGGGTGGGCAGCCGGGCTCGGCTGGGCCGCCCGACTGGCCCTGCACGGCCAGCGGGCGGCGGTCACCCCGGTCTCGGTGCTGCCGGCTGCCTGCCTGGTCGCGACCGGGCTCGCGCTGCGGGCCTGGCTGCTCTCGGTCGGCGACCGGGCCGCGGACGAGGCGGCCGCCGCCGTCCGGCACGCGCTGCGCGGCCGACTGCTGGACGCCGCCCTGCCCGCCTGGCAGCAGCGGGCCGCCCCGCCGGAGCTCCAGGGTGCCGACGCCACCTTCGTCCAGGCCCTCGACGAGGAGGTGGACCGCCTCACCGACTGGCTGACCGGCTACGTCCCGGCGCGCCGGACCATGCTGATCGCCGGCGGCATCGTGCTGGCGGCGATCGCATCGGGAAGCCGGGTGGTCGCCCTGCTGCTGGTCCTGGCAACCCCGCTGCTGCCGGCCAACCTCAAGGTCATCGGCATGGGCACCCGCACCGCCGTCCAAGCCCAGTTGGCCGCCGCCCGGGCCCTCAGCGCCCGGCTGCTTGACCAGCTGCGCGGACTGCCGACGCTGGTCGGCCTGGGCGCGGACGAGCGCGCCGCCCTCGCCGTGGAACAGGACGACCGGGAACTGGCCCACCGCACCCAAGCGGTGCTGCGCGTGGCGTTCCTGTCCACCGCCTGGGTGGAACTGCTGGTCACCGGAACCCTCGCCGTGGTCGCCACCTACTGCGGCCTGGTGCTGCTCGACTACCTGCACCTGCCCGGCATCCCCTCGACCATGGGCCTGGGCACGGCACTCTTCGTCCTGGTCCTCACCCCCGCCTACTTCGCGCCGGTGCGGGAGCTGGCGCGCGGCTACCACGCCCGCGCCGAAGCGTCCGCAGCCGCCGAGCTCGTCAACGGCCTGCTGGACGTGTCCGCACCCGGGCGGGCGACGCCAAGGCCCTGCGACACTCCCCGCAGCGTGCACCTGCGCGCAGTCGGCGTCACCTTCCCCCACCGCGACCGGCCTGCCCTTGACGACGTCACCCTGACCGCGCGCCCGGGTCAGGTGCTGGCGCTCACCGGCGCCAGCGGAGCGGGGAAGTCCACGCTGCTGGCGGTCGCCGCCGGGCTGCTCGCTCCTGACAGCGGGTCGAGTACCCATGAGGTCGGCGATGCGCCGCAGCCCGCCGACCCCCGTGCCGTGTCCTGGATCGGCCAGCCCTGCTACCTCCTCCCCGGCACGGTGCGGGAGAACCTGCTGCTGGCCCGCCCGGACGCGGACGACGCGACGCTCGACGCGGCCTTCGCCACGCTCGGCTTCGCCGGCCTGCGGGCGGCGCTGCCACACGGCCTGGACACCGTCGTCGGCGAACGCGGCAGCGGGCTCTCCTCCGGCCAGATCCAGCAACTGGTCTTCGTCCGCGCCCTGTTGCGGGACGCGCCCGTGCTCTGCCTGGACGAACCGACCGCCCACCTGGACCCCGACGCGGAGGAACGCGTCATGGCCGCCGTGCGCACCCTGGCGCGGGACAGAACCGTCCTCCTCGCCACTCACAGCCCCGAACTCCTCACGATCGCCGACGCCGTCGTCGCCATCGACCGGGGACGTATCCGCGGAGCGACATCTTGAAGGCGCTCACCCTGCTGTGGACCTCGGCCGACCGCCGCGGCCGGCGCGACCTGCTGCTCGGCGCACTGCTGGCCGCCGCCGCCGAGGTGGCCGCCGCCGCGCTGCTCGGCGTGTCCGGCTGGTTCCTCACCTCCTGCGCACTGGTCACGCTCCGCGCGAACACCACCTGGTCCTGGATGTATCCCTCGGGAACCGTACGGGCGTTGGCGCTGGGCCGGACCGGGCTGCGCTACACCGAACGGCTCACCAGCCACCGCGCCCTGCTCGGCGCGACGGCGGCGCTCAGGGCCCGGATGGTGCGGACCGCCGGCGCACTCCCACCACGCCAGTTGCGGGAGCGGCGCGACGGCGCGCTGCTCGCCCGGCTCACCGACGACGTGGCGGCCGTGGGCGCGGCGCCGGCCCAGACCGTCGCCCCGCTGACCGGCATCGCGGTGACCGCCGTGGTCGTGGTGGCGCTGATCTGCGTGGCGAACCCGGTGGCCGGAGCCGCGGAGCTGCTGCTGCTCGCGCTGGCACTCGCCGTCGCCCTGCGGACGAACCACCGGGCTGCCGCCCACCGCGCCGAGGCCACCTTTGAGCGGGCCGCCGCCCGCTCCGCACTGCTCAGCGCCCGAGCCGCACTCGCCGAGCTGCACTGCCTGGACGCCGTCGACCTGGCCCGCGACCAGGTCGCCCAGCGGGTCGAGCACGCGCGGCGAGCTGACGCCGCCTCACTCGCGGCCCTGCGCAACGGCCGACTGCTGCTGCGCCTGCTCGGCGCGCTCGGACAGGTCGCGGTCCTGCTGCTCGCCCTCTCCGGCCGTTCGACGATGCAGCCGGTCGCCGACGCCATCGGTGAGACGCTGCTGGTCGCCGCTGGCTACGAACTGGTCGAAACGCTGCCGCAGCTCCTGCGCGACCGCGGCTCGGCCGCGCACGCCGCGCTGCGGCTGACCGACCTGCTCGTGCGAGCCCGCCCGCAGCCTTCCGGGTCCGCCGTGCTCCCCCGCCCCGGGGCGCCGCTGGTCGTGCGCGACCTCCCGGTGGGGCTCGGAGCGGCCCGAAGCCGCTGGTCGGCCGTCCTCGGCCCGGGCAGCGCCACCCTGGTCACCGGGCCGAACGGAAGCGGAAAGAGCACCCTGCTCAACACCCTCGCGGGCCGGATCGACAGCCAGTCACCCGGTGTCGTCCTGCTCGGCGGCTCTGCGCTGCACACACTCTCCGCGGCCTCGGTGGCCACCACGCTCACCCTCGTCGAAGCCGACGACTGGCTGGCGGACAGCACCATCGCCGACAACCTCCGCCAAGCAGCCCCCGGCGCCGACGCCCGGGCCCTGCACGCCGCCCTCGCCGCCGCGGCGCTGGCGGACCTCGACGACCTCGACGACCTCGACGACCTCGACGCACCCACCGGTCCCATGGGCAGCACGCTCTCGCAAGGGCAGCGGCGCCGCCTCTCCATCGCCCGCGCCATCCTGCGCGCCCCCGCCGTGCTCCTGCTCGACGAACCCACCGCCGGGCTCGACCAGCCCACGGCCGTACGGCTGCTGAGCGGCATCCGGGCGGCGCTGCCCCGCTGCGCGCTCGTCATCGCCCTGCCGGACCAGCACCACGACCTGCTGCCCTTCCCGGTGGACACCACGCTGCGCCTGGGTCGTCCGGCCGTCGGCGCCGCAGCCACGTCCTGCTGACAACGCGGAAGTCATCCGCCGACACCGAATCGAGGAAAGATGCGCAACCCGACGAGCACGGCCCACGAGCCGCACCTGCCGGCAACGGCCGAGTACGACGTGGTGGTGATCGGTGCCGGCCCCACCGGTGAGAACGTCGCCGACCGCGTGGTCAAGGCAGGTTTGAGCGCAGTCGTCGTCGAGGGTGAACGAGTGGGCGGCGAGTGCTCGTACTTCGCCTGCATTCCCAGCAAGGCCCTGCTGCGCCCGGCCGCGGCGCTGGCGGAGGCTCGCGCGGTGGCCGGCGCACGCGAGGCGGTGGCCGGTTCGCTGGACGTCCCGGCCGTCCTGGCCCGGCGGGACGCGTTCGTCTCCGACCTGCGGGATGACGGCCAGGCGGAATGGTTGAAGTCGGCCGGCATCGACCTGGTACGCGGCTGGGGCCGACTGGTCGGAGAGCGACGCGTCGAGGTACGCGCCGACGGCGGAACCACGTCACTGACGGCCCGTCATGCCGTGGTGCTGTGCACCGGATCGAGCGCCGTACTGCCGCCGGTGCCGGGCCTGGCCGGTATCGGGGCCTGGACCAGCAGGGAGGCGACCACGGCCGGTGCCGCTCCGAGCAGGCTCGTGGTCCTCGGCGGCGGCGTGGTGGGGTGCGAAATGGCCACCGCCTGGAGCGCGTTGGGCTCCCGGGTGACCATGCTGGTGCGCGGCGAGGGGGTGCTGCCCGCCTGGGAGCCGTTCGCCGCGGCGCAGGTCGCCGACGGGCTGCGCAGCGAGGGCATCGAGATACGCACCGGGGTCGAGGTCGAGCGAGTGGCCCGGGACAACTCGACCGGCGTGGTCACGGCGTACCTGGCCGACGGGTCGACGGTGGAGTCCGAGGAGTTCCTGGTGGCCACCGGCCGCAGTCCGCGTACGGCCGGCCTCGGTCTGGAGACGGTCGGCCTGGCGCCCGGCGGCCGACTGCTCGTGGACGACAGCTGCCGAGTCACGGAGGTCGCCGCCGACTGGCTCTACGCGGCCGGCGACATCAACCAGCGCTCGCCGCTCACCCACATGGGGAAGTACCAGGCCCGGGCCTGCGCGGCGGCGATCGCGGCACGCGCGCATGGGCACCTCGCGGAACCCACCCCGTGGGCTGCCTGGGCGGCCACCGCCGACCACCACGCCGTACCGCAGGTGGTCTTCACCAGGCCGGAGGCCGCCGCCGTCGGCCTGACCGAGGAGCAGGCCCGCCGGGCCGGCCTCCCGGTCCGGGCGGTGGAGTACCCGATCGGCGACGTCGCCGGAGCCTCGCTCTTCGCCGACGGCTACCGGGGGCACGCCAAGCTGGTCGTGGACGAGCGGCGATCCGTCGTGATCGGCTGCACCCTGGTGGGCCCGGGTGTCGGCGAACTCATCCACGCGGCGACCGTCGCCATCGTCGGCGAGGTCCCGCTGGAGCGCCTGTGGCACGCCGTTCCGGCGTTCCCCGCCATGAGTGAGATCTGGCTGCGCCTGCTGG
This genomic window contains:
- a CDS encoding NAD(P)/FAD-dependent oxidoreductase, whose amino-acid sequence is MRNPTSTAHEPHLPATAEYDVVVIGAGPTGENVADRVVKAGLSAVVVEGERVGGECSYFACIPSKALLRPAAALAEARAVAGAREAVAGSLDVPAVLARRDAFVSDLRDDGQAEWLKSAGIDLVRGWGRLVGERRVEVRADGGTTSLTARHAVVLCTGSSAVLPPVPGLAGIGAWTSREATTAGAAPSRLVVLGGGVVGCEMATAWSALGSRVTMLVRGEGVLPAWEPFAAAQVADGLRSEGIEIRTGVEVERVARDNSTGVVTAYLADGSTVESEEFLVATGRSPRTAGLGLETVGLAPGGRLLVDDSCRVTEVAADWLYAAGDINQRSPLTHMGKYQARACAAAIAARAHGHLAEPTPWAAWAATADHHAVPQVVFTRPEAAAVGLTEEQARRAGLPVRAVEYPIGDVAGASLFADGYRGHAKLVVDERRSVVIGCTLVGPGVGELIHAATVAIVGEVPLERLWHAVPAFPAMSEIWLRLLEQYGL
- a CDS encoding ATP-binding cassette domain-containing protein; this encodes MSDTAALLGRLAEDDAQQDQQRALQRLREWAQAQAPAFRRAGTLRGLAALGTVGWAAGLGWAARLALHGQRAAVTPVSVLPAACLVATGLALRAWLLSVGDRAADEAAAAVRHALRGRLLDAALPAWQQRAAPPELQGADATFVQALDEEVDRLTDWLTGYVPARRTMLIAGGIVLAAIASGSRVVALLLVLATPLLPANLKVIGMGTRTAVQAQLAAARALSARLLDQLRGLPTLVGLGADERAALAVEQDDRELAHRTQAVLRVAFLSTAWVELLVTGTLAVVATYCGLVLLDYLHLPGIPSTMGLGTALFVLVLTPAYFAPVRELARGYHARAEASAAAELVNGLLDVSAPGRATPRPCDTPRSVHLRAVGVTFPHRDRPALDDVTLTARPGQVLALTGASGAGKSTLLAVAAGLLAPDSGSSTHEVGDAPQPADPRAVSWIGQPCYLLPGTVRENLLLARPDADDATLDAAFATLGFAGLRAALPHGLDTVVGERGSGLSSGQIQQLVFVRALLRDAPVLCLDEPTAHLDPDAEERVMAAVRTLARDRTVLLATHSPELLTIADAVVAIDRGRIRGATS
- a CDS encoding ATP-binding cassette domain-containing protein, producing MKALTLLWTSADRRGRRDLLLGALLAAAAEVAAAALLGVSGWFLTSCALVTLRANTTWSWMYPSGTVRALALGRTGLRYTERLTSHRALLGATAALRARMVRTAGALPPRQLRERRDGALLARLTDDVAAVGAAPAQTVAPLTGIAVTAVVVVALICVANPVAGAAELLLLALALAVALRTNHRAAAHRAEATFERAAARSALLSARAALAELHCLDAVDLARDQVAQRVEHARRADAASLAALRNGRLLLRLLGALGQVAVLLLALSGRSTMQPVADAIGETLLVAAGYELVETLPQLLRDRGSAAHAALRLTDLLVRARPQPSGSAVLPRPGAPLVVRDLPVGLGAARSRWSAVLGPGSATLVTGPNGSGKSTLLNTLAGRIDSQSPGVVLLGGSALHTLSAASVATTLTLVEADDWLADSTIADNLRQAAPGADARALHAALAAAALADLDDLDDLDDLDAPTGPMGSTLSQGQRRRLSIARAILRAPAVLLLDEPTAGLDQPTAVRLLSGIRAALPRCALVIALPDQHHDLLPFPVDTTLRLGRPAVGAAATSC